The following are from one region of the Vitis riparia cultivar Riparia Gloire de Montpellier isolate 1030 chromosome 14, EGFV_Vit.rip_1.0, whole genome shotgun sequence genome:
- the LOC117929637 gene encoding cyprosin-like isoform X2, whose translation MKMRQGYLWAAFCLWALTFPLLQASSDGLVRIGLKKWRLDYNRIRAARMARRAKSIGGVVKSMYQGLGDSDGESVLLRNYMDAQYYGEIGIGTPPQNFTVVFDTGSANLWVPSTKCHFSIACLFHSKYNSRLSTTYIDLGKEGEIHYGSGSISGVFSQDNVQVGSMAIKNQVFIEATREASLVFVLGKFDGILGLGFEEIVVGNATPVWYNLLRQGLVQEDIFSFWLNRDPQATDGGEIVFGGVDKRHFKGQHTYASITQKGYWQFEMGEFLIGYQSTGFCEAGCAAIVDSGTSLIAGPTAIVTEINHAIGAEGIVSQECKEVVSQYGNMIWDLLISRVQPDAVCSQIGLCNFNGSQIESPRIKTVVEEEDARGTKVGNEVWCTACEMTVIWIQNQLKQRKTKEIIFSYVTELCQSLPSPMGESVVDCGRVPYMPDVTFTIADKHFTLTPKEYVLKTGEGITTVCLSGFIALDVPPPRGPLWILGDIFMGVYHTVFDYGNLQVGFAEAMQ comes from the exons ATGAAAATGAGGCAAGGGTATCTTTGGGCGGCTTTCTGTTTGTGGGCTTTGACATTTCCTCTTCTTCAAGCTTCCTCCGATGGCTTGGTGAGAATTGGATTGAAGAAGTGGCGCTTAGATTATAATAGGATTAGAGCTGCCAGAATGGCAAGAAGGGCAAAATCAATTGGGGGTGTTGTAAAGAGCATGTATCAAGGTTTAGGTGATTCAGATGGAGAGTCAGTGCTCCTAAGGAACTACATGGATGCCCAATACTATGGAGAGATTGGCATTGGAACACCACCCCAGAACTTCACCGTTGTATTTGATACTGGCAGTGCCAATCTTTGGGTCCCCTCTACCAAATGCCATTTCTCA ATTGCCTGCCTTTTCCATTCCAAGTACAACTCAAGGCTGTCCACAACATACATTGATCTGG GAAAAGAAGGTGAAATACATTATGGGTCTGGATCAATTTCTGGTGTCTTCAGTCAAGATAACGTTCAAGTTGGGAGTATGGCTATCAAAAATCAA GTTTTTATTGAGGCTACACGAGAGGCAAGCCTTGTATTCGTATTGGGAAAGTTTGATGGGATTCTTGGGCTCGGTTTCGAGGAAATTGTTGTTGGGAATGCCACACCAGTTTG GTACAATTTGCTTCGGCAAGGTCTTGTGCAAGAAGACATCTTCTCTTTCTGGCTAAACCGGGATCCACAAGCCACCGATGGAGGTGAGATTGTTTTTGGTGGTGTCGACAAGAGACACTTCAAGGGGCAGCACACTTATGCGTCAATCACTCAAAAGGGTTACTGGCAG TTTGAAATGGGAGAGTTTCTTATTGGATACCAATCAACAG gCTTTTGTGAGGCAGGTTGTGCAGCTATTGTAGATTCAGGAACATCCTTAATTGCTGGCCCAACG GCGATCGTGACTGAAATCAACCATGCAATTGGAGCAGAAGGAATCGTGAGCCAGGAATGTAAAGAAGTAGTTTCCCAATACGGAAACATGATATGGGATCTTCTAATATCAAGG GTACAACCTGATGCAGTATGTTCACAGATTGGTTTATGTAACTTCAATGGGTCTCAGATTGAGAG CCCACGAATCAAGACAGTGGTTGAGGAAGAAGACGCGAGAGGAACAAAAGTTGGGAATGAAGTTTGGTGCACTGCTTGCGAGATGACAGTGATTTGGATCCAGAACCAgctaaaacaaagaaaaacaaaggagaTAATATTCAGCTATGTAACTGAG CTCTGCCAGAGTCTGCCAAGTCCAATGGGAGAATCAGTAGTTGACTGCGGTAGAGTTCCCTACATGCCAGATGTTACATTCACCATTGCAGATAAGCATTTCACCCTGACCCCAAAAGAG TATGTTCTAAAAACTGGTGAAGGCATTACAACCGTCTGCCTCAGTGGATTTATTGCTTTGGATGTGCCTCCTCCTAGGGGTCCTCTGTG GATTCTTGGAGATATATTCATGGGGGTTTATCACACTGTATTTGACTATGGTAATCTCCAAGTGGGTTTTGCTGAAGCTATGCAGTGA
- the LOC117929641 gene encoding uncharacterized protein LOC117929641 → MALRRLFGFSDGELMRSDAKPCSRLMKQTAGLFTVGGGFAFWILCRLHYGPRITVPRSLRWAACGAVSVSSSSALLVRLFSPACEPQNIAAYDNKK, encoded by the exons ATGGCTTTGAGGCGTCTCTTTGGGTTTTCTGATGGGGAGCTTATGAGGTCAGATGCAAAACCTTGTTCTAGATTAATGAAACAGACCGCTGGACTTTTTACTGTTGGTGGGGGATTCGCATTCTGGATTCTTTGTCGATTGCATTACG GTCCTAGAATTACAGTGCCCAGAAGTCTTCGGTGGGCAGCTTGTGGAGCAGTATCTGTGAGCTCGAGCAGTGCTTTGCTAGTCCGCCTCTTTAGTCCTGCATGTGAGCCGCAGAATATAGCAGCTTatgacaacaaaaaataa
- the LOC117929637 gene encoding cyprosin-like isoform X1 produces MHIFAFLAMKMRQGYLWAAFCLWALTFPLLQASSDGLVRIGLKKWRLDYNRIRAARMARRAKSIGGVVKSMYQGLGDSDGESVLLRNYMDAQYYGEIGIGTPPQNFTVVFDTGSANLWVPSTKCHFSIACLFHSKYNSRLSTTYIDLGKEGEIHYGSGSISGVFSQDNVQVGSMAIKNQVFIEATREASLVFVLGKFDGILGLGFEEIVVGNATPVWYNLLRQGLVQEDIFSFWLNRDPQATDGGEIVFGGVDKRHFKGQHTYASITQKGYWQFEMGEFLIGYQSTGFCEAGCAAIVDSGTSLIAGPTAIVTEINHAIGAEGIVSQECKEVVSQYGNMIWDLLISRVQPDAVCSQIGLCNFNGSQIESPRIKTVVEEEDARGTKVGNEVWCTACEMTVIWIQNQLKQRKTKEIIFSYVTELCQSLPSPMGESVVDCGRVPYMPDVTFTIADKHFTLTPKEYVLKTGEGITTVCLSGFIALDVPPPRGPLWILGDIFMGVYHTVFDYGNLQVGFAEAMQ; encoded by the exons ATGCATATATTTG CATTTCTAGCTATGAAAATGAGGCAAGGGTATCTTTGGGCGGCTTTCTGTTTGTGGGCTTTGACATTTCCTCTTCTTCAAGCTTCCTCCGATGGCTTGGTGAGAATTGGATTGAAGAAGTGGCGCTTAGATTATAATAGGATTAGAGCTGCCAGAATGGCAAGAAGGGCAAAATCAATTGGGGGTGTTGTAAAGAGCATGTATCAAGGTTTAGGTGATTCAGATGGAGAGTCAGTGCTCCTAAGGAACTACATGGATGCCCAATACTATGGAGAGATTGGCATTGGAACACCACCCCAGAACTTCACCGTTGTATTTGATACTGGCAGTGCCAATCTTTGGGTCCCCTCTACCAAATGCCATTTCTCA ATTGCCTGCCTTTTCCATTCCAAGTACAACTCAAGGCTGTCCACAACATACATTGATCTGG GAAAAGAAGGTGAAATACATTATGGGTCTGGATCAATTTCTGGTGTCTTCAGTCAAGATAACGTTCAAGTTGGGAGTATGGCTATCAAAAATCAA GTTTTTATTGAGGCTACACGAGAGGCAAGCCTTGTATTCGTATTGGGAAAGTTTGATGGGATTCTTGGGCTCGGTTTCGAGGAAATTGTTGTTGGGAATGCCACACCAGTTTG GTACAATTTGCTTCGGCAAGGTCTTGTGCAAGAAGACATCTTCTCTTTCTGGCTAAACCGGGATCCACAAGCCACCGATGGAGGTGAGATTGTTTTTGGTGGTGTCGACAAGAGACACTTCAAGGGGCAGCACACTTATGCGTCAATCACTCAAAAGGGTTACTGGCAG TTTGAAATGGGAGAGTTTCTTATTGGATACCAATCAACAG gCTTTTGTGAGGCAGGTTGTGCAGCTATTGTAGATTCAGGAACATCCTTAATTGCTGGCCCAACG GCGATCGTGACTGAAATCAACCATGCAATTGGAGCAGAAGGAATCGTGAGCCAGGAATGTAAAGAAGTAGTTTCCCAATACGGAAACATGATATGGGATCTTCTAATATCAAGG GTACAACCTGATGCAGTATGTTCACAGATTGGTTTATGTAACTTCAATGGGTCTCAGATTGAGAG CCCACGAATCAAGACAGTGGTTGAGGAAGAAGACGCGAGAGGAACAAAAGTTGGGAATGAAGTTTGGTGCACTGCTTGCGAGATGACAGTGATTTGGATCCAGAACCAgctaaaacaaagaaaaacaaaggagaTAATATTCAGCTATGTAACTGAG CTCTGCCAGAGTCTGCCAAGTCCAATGGGAGAATCAGTAGTTGACTGCGGTAGAGTTCCCTACATGCCAGATGTTACATTCACCATTGCAGATAAGCATTTCACCCTGACCCCAAAAGAG TATGTTCTAAAAACTGGTGAAGGCATTACAACCGTCTGCCTCAGTGGATTTATTGCTTTGGATGTGCCTCCTCCTAGGGGTCCTCTGTG GATTCTTGGAGATATATTCATGGGGGTTTATCACACTGTATTTGACTATGGTAATCTCCAAGTGGGTTTTGCTGAAGCTATGCAGTGA
- the LOC117929638 gene encoding aspartic proteinase oryzasin-1-like — protein MRQGVVWAAFCLWALICPLLPVYSHGLVRIGLKKRPLDFNNMRTARIAQMQGKIGGGVMSKYHGFDDPDGEFVSLKNYLDAQYFGEIGIGTPPQNFTVVFDTGSSNLWVPSSKCYFSIACFFHNKYKARLSSTYTKIGRPGEIHYGSGSISGFFSQDNVEVGSLVVKDQVFIEATREGSLTFALAKFDGIMGLGFQGISVGNATPVWSTMLQQGLLHEELFSFWLNRNPNANEGGEIVFGGVDKRHFRGKHTFVPVTQAGYWQFRMGDFLISNQTTGVCEGGCSAIVDSGTSLIAGPTLVVTQINHAIGAEGIVSMECKEVVSQYGNMMWDLLVSGVLPSKVCSQIGLCMASPGIRTVVEKEKMESVEEVGDVVFCNACEMIAVWIQSQLKQMKTKDKVLRYVTELCGSLPSPMGESVIDCTSVANMPNITFIIGDKAFDLTPDQYILRTGDGSATVCLSGFTALDVPPPKGPLWILGEIFMGVYHTVFDFGDLRIGFAEAA, from the exons ATGAGGCAAGGAGTTGTTTGGGCAGCTTTTTGTTTGTGGGCTTTGATATGTCCTCTTCTTCCTGTTTACTCCCATGGCTTGGTGAGAATTGGTCTGAAGAAGCGGCCCCTGGACTTCAATAATATGAGAACTGCCAGAATAGCACAAATGCAAGGAAAAATTGGTGGTGGTGTAATGAGCAAGTATCATGGTTTTGATGATCCAGATGGAGAGTTTGTGTCACTGAAGAACTATTTGGATGCTCAATACTTTGGGGAGATTGGTATTGGAACACCACCCCAGAACTTCACTGTTGTATTTGATACTGGCAGCTCCAACCTCTGGGTCCCCTCGTCCAAATGTTATTTTTCT ATTGCTTGCTTTTTCCATAACAAATACAAGGCAAGGCTGTCGAGTACATATACTAAGATTG GAAGACCTGGTGAAATACATTATGGATCTGGATCAATTTCTGGTTTCTTCAGTCAAGATAATGTTGAAGTTGGGAGCCTTGTTGTTAAAGATCAA GTTTTCATTGAGGCAACACGAGAGGGAAGTCTCACATTTGCACTGGCAAAGTTCGATGGGATTATGGGGCTCGGTTTTCAGGGAATTTCTGTTGGGAATGCTACCCCAGTTTG GTCCACTATGCTTCAGCAAGGCCTTTTGCATGAAGAGCTCTTCTCTTTCTGGCTCAATCGGAATCCAAATGCCAATGAGGGAGGTGAGATTGTTTTTGGTGGTGTTGATAAAAGACACTTTAGGGGGAAGCATACTTTTGTTCCAGTCACTCAAGCGGGTTACTGGCAG TTCCGAATGGGCGATTTCCTTATTTCAAACCAAACAACAG GTGTTTGTGAGGGAGGTTGTTCAGCAATTGTAGATTCAGGAACATCCTTAATTGCTGGTCCAACG CTTGTTGTGACTCAAATCAACCATGCCATTGGAGCAGAAGGGATTGTGAGCATGGAATGCAAAGAAGTCGTTTCTCAGTATGGAAACATGATGTGGGATCTTTTAGTATCAGGG GTACTACCCAGCAAAGTATGTTCGCAGATTGGTTTATGCATGGCCAG CCCTGGTATCAGGACAGTGGTTGAAAAAGAGAAGATGGAGTCTGTTGAGGAAGTTGGGGATGTTGTTTTCTGCAATGCTTGTGAGATGATTGCTGTCTGGATCCAGAGCCAGctgaaacaaatgaaaacaaaggaTAAAGTGCTCCGCTATGTGACTGAG CTGTGTGGGAGTCTACCAAGTCCAATGGGAGAATCGGTGATTGACTGTACTTCAGTTGCAAACATGCCAAATATTACATTCATCATTGGCGATAAAGCTTTCGACCTCACTCCAGACCAG TATATTCTAAGAACTGGAGATGGCTCGGCCACCGTCTGTCTCAGTGGATTTACTGCTTTGGATGTGCCTCCTCCCAAGGGTCCTCTCTG GATACTTGGAGAGATATTCATGGGGGTTTATCACACTGTATTTGATTTTGGGGATCTAAGAATTGGTTTTGCTGAAGCTGCTTAG
- the LOC117929639 gene encoding G patch domain-containing protein 8 isoform X2, which produces MDRRWYSGRQETSSRDNRQREREEAYKDSLVEDLAEDFRLPINHKPTENVDLDNVEQASLDTQLTSSNIGFRLLQKMGWKGKGLGKDEQGIIEPIKSGIRDPRLGVGKQEEDDFFTAEENIQRKKLDVELEETEEHAKKREVVAEREQKIQTEVKEIRKVFYCELCNKQYKLAMEFEVHLSSYDHNHRKRFKEMREMHGTSSRDDRQKREQQRQEREMAKFALMADARKQQQQQEEESGNTAVSTTLRSATPLADQEQRKALKFGFSSKGGMSKNSSGSAAKKPKVSVASVFSNDSDEE; this is translated from the exons ATGGATAGAAGATGGTACAGTGGTAGACAGGAAACAAGCTCTCGTGATAATAGGCAACGTGAAAGGGAGGAG GCATATAAGGATTCACTTGTTGAGGATTTGGCGGAGGATTTTCGTTTGCCTATCAATCATAAGCCAACAGAAAATGTTGATCTGGATAATGTGGAGCAAGCATCATTGGACACACAATTGACATCATCTAATATTGGGTTTAGGCTTCTTCAAAAAATGGGTTGGAAAGGAAAGGGTCTTGGGAAGGATGAGCAAG GAATTATTGAGCCAATAAAGTCTGGAATTAGAGATCCAAGATTAGGGGTTGGAAAACAAGAGGAAGATGATTTTTTCACTGCAGAGGAAAATATTCAGCGAAAAAAGCTTGATGTCGAGCTAGAGGAGACAGAGGAACATGCAAAGAAGCGGGAG GTGGTAGCAGAACGTGAGCAGAAAATTCAGACAGAGGTGAAAGAAATACGAAAGGTGTTCTATTGTGAGCTCTGCAACAAGCAATACAAACTGGCTATGGAATTTGAAGTTCACTTGAGCTCATATGATCACAACCACAGAAAG AGGTTTAAGGAAATGAGAGAAATGCACGGTACTAGCAGTCGTGATGATCGGCAAAAACGAGAACAACAACGTCAAGAGCGGGAGATGGCTAAGTTTGCTCTGAT GGCGGATGCTCgaaagcagcagcagcagcaggaAGAGGAATCTGGAAACACTGCAGTTTCCACCACACTGAGAAGTGCTACCCCACTTGCTGATCAAGAGCAGCGGAAAGCATTAAAGTTTGGGTTTTCCTCCAAAGGTGGCATGTCCAAG AATTCATCAGGCAGTGCAGCAAAGAAGCCAAAAGTTTCTGTTGCTTCAGTTTTCAGCAACGATAGTGATGAAGAATAG
- the LOC117929474 gene encoding agamous-like MADS-box protein AGL80, protein MTRKKVKLAYITNDSARKATFKKRKKGLMKKVSELSTLCGIDACAILYSPYDSQPEVWPSPLGVQRVLAHFKKMPEMEQSKKMVNQESFLRQRIAKGNEQLKKQRKDNREKEITQVMYQSLTGKGLQNLNIVDLNDLGWMIDQNLKEIHKRIESLNKEAQSQAAAAAAAAAGQLIKTGGKAQEEKPAFDSMDAIQRQQWFVDLVNPNEQMGFAGDDMMLPFGDNNHNALWPNGFFP, encoded by the coding sequence ATGACTAGAAAGAAGGTGAAGCTTGCATACATCACTAATGATTCTGCAAGAAAAGCAACAttcaagaaaaggaagaagggTCTGATGAAGAAGGTGAGTGAGTTGAGCACTCTCTGTGGGATTGATGCCTGTGCCATCCTTTATAGCCCATATGACTCTCAGCCTGAAGTCTGGCCTTCCCCTTTGGGAGTCCAACGTGTGCTTGCCCATTTCAAGAAGATGCCTGAGATGGAGCAAAGCAAGAAGATGGTCAACCAGGAGAGCTTCCTCAGGCAAAGGATAGCAAAAGGCAATGAGCAGCTCAAGAAACAGCGCAAGGACAACCGCGAAAAGGAGATTACTCAAGTCATGTACCAGAGCTTGACTGGTAAGGGCCTGCAGAATCTCAATATAGTTGATTTGAATGATCTTGGGTGGATGATTGACCAGAACTTGAAGGAAATTCACAAGAGGATTGAGTCTCTCAACAAAGAGGCTCAGTCCCAGGCAGCAGCAGCTGCCGCAGCAGCAGCAGGACAACTGATAAAGACTGGAGGGAAAGCACAGGAGGAGAAACCAGCCTTTGACAGCATGGATGCCATTCAGAGGCAGCAGTGGTTCGTTGACTTGGTGAACCCCAATGAGCAGATGGGCTTTGCTGGAGATGACATGATGCTGCCATTTGGGGACAACAACCACAATGCTCTCTGGCCTAATGGCTTTTTCCCTTGA
- the LOC117929639 gene encoding G patch domain-containing protein 8 isoform X1 — MDRRWYSGRQETSSRDNRQREREEAYKDSLVEDLAEDFRLPINHKPTENVDLDNVEQASLDTQLTSSNIGFRLLQKMGWKGKGLGKDEQGIIEPIKSGIRDPRLGVGKQEEDDFFTAEENIQRKKLDVELEETEEHAKKREVVAEREQKIQTEVKEIRKVFYCELCNKQYKLAMEFEVHLSSYDHNHRKRFKEMREMHGTSSRDDRQKREQQRQEREMAKFALMADARKQQQQQEEESGNTAVSTTLRSATPLADQEQRKALKFGFSSKGGMSKAKQNSSGSAAKKPKVSVASVFSNDSDEE; from the exons ATGGATAGAAGATGGTACAGTGGTAGACAGGAAACAAGCTCTCGTGATAATAGGCAACGTGAAAGGGAGGAG GCATATAAGGATTCACTTGTTGAGGATTTGGCGGAGGATTTTCGTTTGCCTATCAATCATAAGCCAACAGAAAATGTTGATCTGGATAATGTGGAGCAAGCATCATTGGACACACAATTGACATCATCTAATATTGGGTTTAGGCTTCTTCAAAAAATGGGTTGGAAAGGAAAGGGTCTTGGGAAGGATGAGCAAG GAATTATTGAGCCAATAAAGTCTGGAATTAGAGATCCAAGATTAGGGGTTGGAAAACAAGAGGAAGATGATTTTTTCACTGCAGAGGAAAATATTCAGCGAAAAAAGCTTGATGTCGAGCTAGAGGAGACAGAGGAACATGCAAAGAAGCGGGAG GTGGTAGCAGAACGTGAGCAGAAAATTCAGACAGAGGTGAAAGAAATACGAAAGGTGTTCTATTGTGAGCTCTGCAACAAGCAATACAAACTGGCTATGGAATTTGAAGTTCACTTGAGCTCATATGATCACAACCACAGAAAG AGGTTTAAGGAAATGAGAGAAATGCACGGTACTAGCAGTCGTGATGATCGGCAAAAACGAGAACAACAACGTCAAGAGCGGGAGATGGCTAAGTTTGCTCTGAT GGCGGATGCTCgaaagcagcagcagcagcaggaAGAGGAATCTGGAAACACTGCAGTTTCCACCACACTGAGAAGTGCTACCCCACTTGCTGATCAAGAGCAGCGGAAAGCATTAAAGTTTGGGTTTTCCTCCAAAGGTGGCATGTCCAAG GCCAAACAGAATTCATCAGGCAGTGCAGCAAAGAAGCCAAAAGTTTCTGTTGCTTCAGTTTTCAGCAACGATAGTGATGAAGAATAG